In Mangifera indica cultivar Alphonso chromosome 1, CATAS_Mindica_2.1, whole genome shotgun sequence, a single genomic region encodes these proteins:
- the LOC123211864 gene encoding uncharacterized protein LOC123211864 isoform X1 — protein MACTMRLTKPMRASSHVHISSSMPIHSYQVLIFNTRNSRKEFNKQSVLLGQQNLIPVPKSSQPNDSVVPSEDDENGVSLGTMKLPPNTDLQHFDSLLFQWANSLCQGANLPLPMPLKVDKIPGGARLGFITVGDGQTEVLVYIDCLVFPATSSSGPIFRAIRNGPLKDKPPPGEPRIMRSLLQALQKSVEIARV, from the exons ATGGCCTGCACAATGAGGCTAACTAAACCCATGCGTGCGAGTTCACACGTACACATATCTTCTTCTATGCCTATTCACAGCTATCAAGTTCTCATCTTTAACACCAGAAATAGCCGAAAGGAGTTCAATAAACAGAGTGTATTGTTAGGCCAACAGAACTTGATTCCAGTTCCCAAATCCTCCCAGCCAAACGACAGCGTTGTGCCATCAGAGGATGATGAAAATGGTGTCTCTCTTGGCACCATGAAATTGCCTCCAAACACCGATCTCCAGCACTTCGACAGTTTACTTTTCCag TGGGCTAACAGTCTTTGTCAAGGAGCTAATCTGCCTCTTCCTATGCCCCTCAAG GTAGACAAAATACCTGGTGGAGCACGACTGGGTTTTATTACAGTTGGGGATGGACAGACTGAGGTCCTTGTGTACATAGATTGCTTGGTTTTTCCGGCAACTAGCAGTTCAGGTCCAATATTTCGAGCTATTAGAAATGGACCATTAAAGGATAAACCACCACCTGGTGAACCACGAATCATGAGAAGTCTTCTGCAAGCCCTCCAGAAATCAGTTGAAATTGCTAGAGTTTGA
- the LOC123211864 gene encoding uncharacterized protein LOC123211864 isoform X2, with translation MACTMRLTKPMRASSHVHISSSMPIHSYQVLIFNTRNSRKEFNKQSVLLGQQNLIPVPKSSQPNDSVVPSEDDENGVSLGTMKLPPNTDLQHFDSLLFQVDKIPGGARLGFITVGDGQTEVLVYIDCLVFPATSSSGPIFRAIRNGPLKDKPPPGEPRIMRSLLQALQKSVEIARV, from the exons ATGGCCTGCACAATGAGGCTAACTAAACCCATGCGTGCGAGTTCACACGTACACATATCTTCTTCTATGCCTATTCACAGCTATCAAGTTCTCATCTTTAACACCAGAAATAGCCGAAAGGAGTTCAATAAACAGAGTGTATTGTTAGGCCAACAGAACTTGATTCCAGTTCCCAAATCCTCCCAGCCAAACGACAGCGTTGTGCCATCAGAGGATGATGAAAATGGTGTCTCTCTTGGCACCATGAAATTGCCTCCAAACACCGATCTCCAGCACTTCGACAGTTTACTTTTCCag GTAGACAAAATACCTGGTGGAGCACGACTGGGTTTTATTACAGTTGGGGATGGACAGACTGAGGTCCTTGTGTACATAGATTGCTTGGTTTTTCCGGCAACTAGCAGTTCAGGTCCAATATTTCGAGCTATTAGAAATGGACCATTAAAGGATAAACCACCACCTGGTGAACCACGAATCATGAGAAGTCTTCTGCAAGCCCTCCAGAAATCAGTTGAAATTGCTAGAGTTTGA
- the LOC123211864 gene encoding uncharacterized protein LOC123211864 isoform X3: MACTMRLTKPMRASSHVHISSSMPIHSYQVLIFNTRNSRKEFNKQSVLLGQQNLIPVPKSSQPNDSVVPSEDDENGVSLGTMKLPPNTDLQHFDSLLFQWANSLCQGANLPLPMPLKVQFLKMKRIDLVKDEIKSDYLPGDSRNKRTYQFSHVEDKVILK; this comes from the exons ATGGCCTGCACAATGAGGCTAACTAAACCCATGCGTGCGAGTTCACACGTACACATATCTTCTTCTATGCCTATTCACAGCTATCAAGTTCTCATCTTTAACACCAGAAATAGCCGAAAGGAGTTCAATAAACAGAGTGTATTGTTAGGCCAACAGAACTTGATTCCAGTTCCCAAATCCTCCCAGCCAAACGACAGCGTTGTGCCATCAGAGGATGATGAAAATGGTGTCTCTCTTGGCACCATGAAATTGCCTCCAAACACCGATCTCCAGCACTTCGACAGTTTACTTTTCCag TGGGCTAACAGTCTTTGTCAAGGAGCTAATCTGCCTCTTCCTATGCCCCTCAAG GTACAATTTTTGAAGATGAAGAGGATTGATTTAGTGAAGGATGAGATCAAGAGTGACTATTTGCCTGGAGATTCACGGAATAAGAGGACTTACCAATTTTCTCATGTAGAGGACAAGGTGATTCTCAAATGA
- the LOC123208981 gene encoding transcription elongation factor SPT4 homolog 2: MGSAPAQIPTSFGHELRACLRCRLVKTYDQFRESGCENCPFFKMDEDHERVVDCTTPNFNGIISVMDPTRSWAARWLRIGKFVPGCYTLAVSEALPEDLQNLCEDERIQYIPPKRV, encoded by the exons ATGGGAAGTGCACCAGCTCAAATACCAACAAGTTTTGGCCATGAGCTTAGAGCTTGCTTGCGTTGCCGCCTTGTCAAAACTTATGATCAG TTTAGAGAATCGGGGTGTGAGAACTGCCCCTTCTTCAAGATGGATGAAGATCACGAGCGTGTTGTTGATTGTACTACTCCTAATTTCAATGG GATAATATCAGTCATGGATCCTACTAGAAGTTGGGCTGCTCGCTGGTTGCGAATTG GAAAATTTGTCCCTGGTTGCTACACTCTTGCTGTCTCAGAGGCACTGCCAGAGGACTTGcag AACTTATGCGAAGATGAGCGCATCCAATACATTCCACCAAAACGTGTCTGA
- the LOC123221967 gene encoding uncharacterized protein LOC123221967: protein MDPTFRHRRSPSSDRFLGISSSTSTTSEVNDDELNEDDILWTSDDSTESSTFTTSTRASATPTAVFSPVKNHNRLQSFTQGSGILAALPEHDNRPVLYRKSSVSSSTSSTSAKMIPTLPKPPQMERSQSMPMRKYQHSAPMNVPVLSIAIAKRRNSRFLELDEEDGDDEMLPPHEIVARGSGMSPKTTFSVLEGVGRTLKGRDLRQVRNAVFRQTGFLD from the coding sequence ATGGACCCCACTTTCCGTCACCGCCGATCCCCTTCCTCTGATCGATTCCTTGGCATCTCCTCCTCAACCTCCACCACCTCTGAAGTCAACGATGACGAGCTGAACGAGGATGATATTTTATGGACCAGCGACGACTCAACGGAATCAAGTACTTTCACTACCAGTACTAGGGCCAGCGCCACACCAACCGCTGTCTTCTCCCCGGTCAAAAATCACAACCGTTTGCAATCCTTCACGCAAGGTTCTGGAATTCTCGCGGCGTTACCAGAGCACGATAATCGTCCGGTTCTCTACCGCAAATCGTCTGTATCGTCCTCAACGTCCTCGACGTCAGCGAAGATGATTCCGACGTTGCCGAAGCCACCGCAGATGGAGAGGTCGCAATCGATGCCGATGAGAAAGTACCAGCACTCGGCACCTATGAACGTGCCGGTTTTGTCAATTGCGATAGCGAAGCGGAGGAATAGTAGGTTTTTGGAGTTAGATGAGGAGGATGGAGACGATGAGATGTTGCCACCTCACGAGATTGTAGCGAGGGGCTCTGGGATGTCGCCGAAGACGACGTTTTCGGTATTGGAAGGAGTCGGGAGGACTCTGAAAGGGAGAGATCTGCGGCAGGTGAGAAATGCTGTGTTTCGTCAGACGGGTTTTCTTGATTGA